In Amphiprion ocellaris isolate individual 3 ecotype Okinawa chromosome 5, ASM2253959v1, whole genome shotgun sequence, the genomic stretch AGATAGACGGATTTCTCAGACTGtttcttttgtgtattttaggaggcctgagggaaaaaaactattcagcacacacacaagcacataaAAAGCAGACATTGAATAGTCcaaaaattatatttctgtgtatttgttcttgtttcttatcatttcaatcattttgaagCTCCCAAGATTTAGGATGTGACCCCATAGAGAGGTTCCAATCCTCAAGTAAAGAGCCACTGTTTTCAACAGCaacattttcatcataaaaAGCTTCTTCATGATGGTTAATTATATCTTTTGTCCCCCTTACatacaaactgtatttctgaccaGGCTAATGATGGGAAATTACTTTACTTTAACCAGAAACACATAATAAATAACACTTAGACTAGAGTGTCAATCAAACTAAAAGAAATATTGTGCAAACTATGCAATCAAGTGCTTTCACAGTTCACATCAAAATAATGGACTGATAGAAGGCCTAGTGGACAATACTGGATTCATGTGAACGACTGTCAAACAgatcaaaaaacacacattttggtaaaatcaACATGCCTCCTTGCTGTTACTGAATCAGAAATTGgctctttaaaatgtgttttcattatatGGGTCTTATTCCATTCACTTATGCCTCCAAAAAGCCTCCTCGCCTGCCTTTGTTTTCAAGTGTCTCATCAACTCACTAACACAAGTTCTGCTGCAGGGGTCATTTAATTGGTAAGGAGGCCATTCACttccaattttaaaaaaatgctattattttttcttaattccccttttctgataaatttacaGGTAAGAGTTTTATTTTGGGGATTTTACATTCTGCCTACTTGTGTAGCCTGTTTGAGGCGTAATCAAACTCTTAATCAGTCACAGCGTGGAAGCACAAAGTGAAGGACTGAACTCCACTCATGGCAGCGGCATCATACCTAATGTTTtctaattcttattttttatttctctaaGAACATGTGCTGGCAACACTTGATACGGTGCATTAAGCTACCTGTTGATTCGGAAAGTAGCTCTGACTGTgtaaagacacagacagaccagCCAAGTGATTAAACCAAAGTGATTACCACACCAAAGACAGTAGACTTTTATACACGTACACTCAGTTTCCAGTTTATTACTTCCATCAAGTGAAAATTACTGCCAATGGACTTATGCGATAATTCTGGAGGATTTAGTTGTGGTGCTGGTAAACTGTACTGAACCAAATATGTgggtgtttctgtttttcagcctGGTCGCACTGATTGAAATAAGGTGGTCAAAATAATAGAAACATACGTCAGCACAACACAATGCAATTTAGAAGCACCACAACCTGCAGCCTCCAAAAGGAGAGCACAGTTCAGTCAGCTCCTCTGTAAATTAGTTTAAAcataaacagaatattaaaaCTTTCATGAAGTTAAAGTTTAGTTTGCATTAGTTTTCGCTCATGGTTCCTAATAAACTGCCCACTGAGTGTATATTTGTAATACTAAACTAGCTGCAATGCTGCTGTACGTCCTGTTCAAAAGAGGATTGTTGTGTATTGGTGAAGTTACTTTGGCTCCCAAACATTGTGCTCACAGTAAGCtagattttatttacaaaataaataacaaaggCTGACTTTTTATTACAGTTTAATTCATAGTTCTGTTGAAGTGTGTCTTTAGTAATTGATCTTTCCAGTCAACCTGACAGAACGGAACATGACTCCTATGCTAAAAGATCTGTGTGCCTGTCATAATGTATATGGAAAATTAAACTCAACTGAgtgattttcaaatgaaaaagactgaaaaattttGTGTGGGCACAACTCTTAATTCCCAACACATAGAAGAAAACAGCAGGTTAAAGGTGTGGTGACAGAAGGACATTTGATTTGTTGTTCATTATTTGGTTTTCAACTCCATTCCTTAGaggaaaaatacaatgaaatccAGAATTGGGTATAATTGTAGAAAGTGTCTTGGAAGAGAAGTTTCATGTAATGCTGTAGTGTTATATCCAACATGTGAATTCTGTAAGCCTTCTCTGCGTATTATTGTTTTTCCTAATGAAAATGTATGCTGAATGGTGACTTTTTCCCCCAGTTTAACCTACACAAAATCATATTATTCAaatccacaaacacaaacatcagtCCCAGTGGTAATATTCTTTATCCTCTGTCAACTCACATAAGTTACAGTTCTTTTCTATTCCACTTTAAGCATTAAACcacaaataaaaaagtaactgaATATTGCTTTATTCACATAAGAACCATCTACAGACTCAACTCACTTCTCTCACACTCAGATCTGGAGAAGTTCATTCAAGCATTAATTTTCTCACGACTTGCCTACTGTAACTTGCTCCTCTCTGGTATCAACCATACATCTCTCCCTCAACACCAACTAGTTCAGAAATCAGCAGCTCAACATCTGTCTAGTTCTAACAGATGACATCACATCACACCGATTCTggcttccctccactggctccttGTTAATTTTCGAACTGATTTTGAGATCTTATTGATCACATTTATGACTTTTCAGGGTCTAACCCCGAGCTACATATCAGAAATGCTGACCCCATATGAGCCTGTTAGCAGCTTTAGATCCTCAGGTGAGGCCTTTCTGCCtgttccaaagtcgaggcttAAATCTGAGGGTGACCAAGTTTTTGCCGTTAGGGCCCCTCAGCTTTGAAATGACCAACTTGAGGATACAGAAtcagtgactttaaaaaaaaatcattcctcAAAAGTCATTTTTATAGACTTGTTTTAGTGTGATGTAATTTATCTTATTctcttttactttatttcatttattattattttttattcttgtttctTTGGTTTCCCCCCTATATTTTCTTATAGCCCAGTGACtttttgttgtattgatttatttatattgaAATTCAGTATCCTGCATTTTGTACATCACGTTGTTCACCACGTTTAACTGTATTTCTtcacttctttttcatttcttcctcagttcttttttctttctgcttggCCTGACTGGCCTTCTGTTGTTTAATCATCTATCtgagagtcttttttttctttacctgtccgtaaagcactttgtagaCCCAGCTTTTTTTAAAGGTGCAGTATAGATAAAGTTCTTAGTATTATttgcttttaattaaaaaaaaacatgagcttTGCAGGCCTGTGCTGCAGGATGgaaacattagctgcagcacTCCGCCCCCTGCTGGCCGCTGCCTGTCATTACAGCAGCTGCAGTACCTCTGTGTGACCGCTGGGCGGCAGGCAGCGTCGACTAGTTGTCTGCAGGCAAAGATGGCGGTGCGGAAGAAAGACGGCGGCCCGAATGTAAAATATTTCGAAGCGTCTGATACCGTTTCTCAGTTTGATAATGTCCGCGTCTGGCTGGGAAAGAATTACAAAAAGGTACTGAGCGCATGTTTTGTAACCATAAATCCTGAGCTCCCGTTTTCAGCCTGTAATGCGGGCTCTTACCTATTGGGCAGCGGCAGTGAcaaagagaggagggagggtgCCGCTCAGCGTCCAGCTGTTTGATTCACCCGAGCCGGGATACAAAAGGATGCTGAGCCAACAGCTGCATCAGATGCAGCCGCAAATGGCGGTATCCCTGTACGTTGTTTTGGCTAAACCGATGCAAAAGCAGCACGTAGTCTGACCTGAGCCGGTGGGTTTTTGTAAAAGAGGTGACTTTAGCCGGCCAGcctgctagctagctagttagctaatcAGCTAACGGTAACAGCTCGGATCCAGATGTTGGCTCTGTGGCGCGCCGCTCTCACTGAAGCCATGGCCGGTGTTGAATAACACTGAGCAGTGTGCTGGCGTTAAGACACGTAGATTTAACAATATAtgtgatttgttaaaaaaaaaataaaaaaaatacaccacaATAATGATTAAATGGACCATATCCCTGAATGTATCCCTTCATTACATAGCGCATTACGGCGCAGTATGACACTCAGTGATAAAACCgaaaacattaaaactttaATCTTCACAGCAGCTACTAGCTCGCTGtagtatgtatatatatatatatatgtgtgtgtgtgtgtgtgtgtgtgtgcgcgctctGACTGtccctctgttctcctctcagTACATCCAGGCTGAGCCCCCCACCAACAAGTCTCTGTCCAGCCTGGTGGTCCAGCTGCTCCAGTTCCAGGAGGAGGTGTTTGGTCGACATGTCAGCAACCCTCCTCTTACCAAGTTACCTGTACGTCCCTTTTCTCACCTTCTATCACTCTAATTCACAAACATATAGATCAGCTTAACCCCAGAGAGACATTCACAAACTGTTGTGTTTCATATCTGCAGATGAAGTGTTTTCTGGACTTCAAGTCAGGAGGGGCTCTCTGCCACATCCTGGCTGCTGCCTACAAGTTCAAGAGTGACCAAGGATGGTAAGGCTTTCTTTCTAGCTGATTTTATACATAGTTTTGATAATAGGGCAACTCATAAATATAGTGTTAGTGCTTAAAGTTACAGTGCTCAGTTGGATTTTGGCTATGTTGCCGTTTCGTGTGTAACTCCAGTCTAATTTCCTGGTAGGCGCAGGTTTGACTTCCAGAATCCGTCGAGGATGGACCGAAATGTGGAGATGTTCATGACGATTGAGAAGTCCTTAGTGCAGGTGAGTTTACttcagtgtatttatttatacatgtttttgttatatgtgtttgttttaatttgagtTGTTTGTTAGGGGATGAACTCTGAGTTAAATCCATTTGTATTGCTTTTTTCCTGCTCCAGGCAGTAAATCTAAATGATTGCAAAGAAAGCACCATTTTTAAGAGGTGTCATGTCTCCTCTGGCACGTTGTATTTGTAAAACATCTGAAAGCCAGGCTGCCTGAGCTTTACAGATAGAAATAATGAAGGACTCCCAGTCATGTGACTACAGTAATCCTCCTTAATCAGTGCTGCAGTTTTACAAGATCATCCAGATCTCCTCATCTGCAGAGGCAGACAGAGTTCTTGTTTTAATGGAGCttatatgaaataaaatatacttGTTATTATAATTTTCTCTGCATATTTGAATTaattcttgtaaatgtattACTTTAATTCATATATCTGCTGCATTTCTTCCAGAACAACTGCCTGACTAGACCTGTCATCTACCTAAGCCCTGACATAGAGCCAAAACTGCTCGGGAAACTGAAAGACATCATCAAAAGACATCAGGTGTGTTCTCAGTAGTAGAGACTGAAATATTACTCCAAACACGCTTAGTTACAGTACAAAAGTGTTATTCATGTTTTAAGGCTTACACCATTCTCGCTTGTGTTGCCCTCATTGAAGTAAAGTTGAATAGTTGTTATTTCAGAGCATAAATCATATAAATAGACTTCATCTGTTGCAGGGCTCAGTGACTGAAGACAAGGCCTCCAGCTCCCATGTTGTTGTGCCCATTCCCACCAGTCTGGAGGAAGGTGAGGCCTTGTGTTGTTACCTGTTATATTTGTTATGAATTATGCCGCATGAGCAGGATCTGTGCTAATATAAAACAATTTCTCTGGTCCAGAGGAGTGGGTGCGCCCTGTGATGAAGAGAGATAAGCAAGTGCTGCTCCACTGGGGATATTTTCCTGACAGGTTTGTTCTGACATGATGCTCAAAGACTCAACAGCAACAAGGAGATATGAAGAACATTTAGCATTTTACACTAAGGAGGAGACTGAGTAAAACACAGTCCGCACAGTGTTCATTATATCTGCCTCATGGCCTGTGAGCCTAGAAGtcgagagaactcaaaaatgtctttcagtTAGACTACCATAAATCataagaaaaaaagttgaatttctttagatatttttttctaaaaattgaaaagaaataaactgtAATCAACATGTACTaaatttttccaagtgccttCAGATATTACCAATATAAAAacaatggtggctctacatatttctgaaattttgctgctttattttgtttttgtatctgcTTGCTATAAGAGCAGTCTGCTGTTCAGCCCACTTCAGCTGAGTAGTCTTTGAATTTCTGTCAtgtgattgttggtcacagcagagtcactaatggcttctcagCAGCATCGAGGAGcccagacttttttttcttttacagaatttaCTTACTGCAAGTGGCttgtttttggcaaattttatgCAAGACAAGTACAAtagagtgattttgatgaaatatcaaacACAATGGTACGCCACATATAGTAGTAGAGTAGTTCAACTGCTGTCAGAATGTTAAAAAtactttcagttttttcagtttctggctctgataatggtgtcattttggcatttattttaatgataagATGCTTTTCAATTCTCCTGGCGGAATTTGGAGTTCAGAGATTTAAAGCTACAAGCTGCTCATCCTGCCATGATTTCTCAATCTCGAACATGTCATTTTGCTCCTGGCTCGACCTTTAACCCTCTCCTCTTTGTTCAGCTATGACACCTGGATCCCAGCCAGTGAAATTGAGGCTGCAGTGGAGGATCCTCCCAGCCCAGAAAAGCCCAGGAAGgtatttgttgtttcttgttcttttttgtgtcaGTACCCTATGTttccatttttactttttaaaatgtgtgaaaatttgAATCTATCTTAatttaaacaatataaaatgtgtttgttctgtACCAAATTCCCAAAGTTTAATTAGGCACATTGTTCAACTACATCATAGGCATATCTTGTACCTGCACACTCCACTTCTTTCCTGAGGCTACGTGAAACTTGCaatgagaaaaatattaaaatccaaaatacctctttttctcactgtggcATTACCTCAGATGAAAAATTATAGAGGCCTTGTgcatgtaagtttttttttttaatcttctctAATTTAACTAGAATTTAAAATATAGGTTGTGTTTGCACAGCGTGAGTCTTTAATGACTGAAGTTAATTTAATGCATTTGTGCACACTGAGCTGGTAGCTCTCTAGTTGGACattgtttctgcttttattttgtcctctCACTGCAAAACATCCAGTAATGGCATGCTGTGGCAAATTGGCACTTTGAGTAACAGAGCCTCCTCTGGTTCTTAGCTGAGCCATAAATTCAAAGCAATGTCTGTATCTTTTATTGTATATTCAGAGCAGCACTCGCTCAAGGCGTTCACTGCTCTCTAGGACATCATAGAAAAAGCAGTGAAGCATTCAGTTATTTAGAGCTGCGGTCACACAGTAATTAGTAAACTGGCTTATTAtcatgtctctctctcagaCCACAGTTTCAGACTTGTCATGACATGTTTCTGCCAGTCTGTCTTCATTCTGTGCTGGCTTCACTACAAGAGCAATCTTTTCTTGTGAACGTATTTGTCAAATATGTGTCTCCTGGATGCTCTTaagtacaaaaaacaaaggcaTGTACTCTACATGGTGGTAATATACTGCATTTAAGTCAGTGTAGGTTTGTATTTGTATTAGCATTGATCATTAAACATATAtattaaacacacatacacttgttttctttttaatccaGCTACAGTTGCCTAAATACAACCTTTCCAGTCATACGCAAGAGGAAATTCAACTACAGACATTGAAAAATGACCTGTAGTTGGAGATCTATAGTGTGTCTCTGCCTGGTTAAACTGGGATATAAGATGATGACTTTTTTCTGGTTGACGTGCTTACTGAAAATGTTATTTGATATTTGTCGACAGGTCCATGCAAAGTGGATTTTAGACCTGGACCAGTACAATGAGTGGATGAACGAGGAGGATTATGAGGTGGGAGAGGGCTGTCCTAAGAGAAAGAGGATCTCTGCCAAGACCCTGACAGACGAGGTGACCACACCTGATGAGAGGAGGGACAAGAAGCCCGGCAGCGCCAAGAAAAGGAAGCGCTCGCCGTCTCCTTCCCCGACCCCTCCGCCTCAGGAGAGCAAGAAGAAGAACACCAAAAAAGGGTATGTGGCCAGATGTGACTTGATGCCATACTACACATAGACCCTGCTGTTGAATCAGCAAAAGCAGTGGTGTCGGAGAAATAATCCAATATAAAACTGTGTCCTTTGCGTGTGTGCTGACAGGCCAACGACCCCGTACACCAAGTCTAAACGGGGCCAGagggaggaggaacaggaggatcTGTCTAAGGACCTGGATGAAGCATCACCTGTTGCAGCATCTGAAGAGGGAAACCCAGCAAAGACaagtaaatacaaaatatgaataacataaacaaaacacaagctaagttcatttttaaattacgtcatttttggagacattcatttatttgcattGCTAACTGACATACTTAACTTTTTCTATCTCTCTCCCTGCAGACAACACTAAGAAGGATTCTGATTCAACTCCAGTGAAGGGAGGGACAGATATGGGTGAGATTCTTAATATGCGTGTTTCTACTTACTTACATTGCCACTTGTAACAGCAGATAAAACATTGGAAAGGCTATTAATATGCCAGTGTGTTTTTAACAAGATCCAGCAATGAGATGTCAATTTATTGCTGTATTACGGATCACCTGTTTATTAATCTATTGTCAGTTTAGTGTGTATTCACTTATCTTTCCTCTGTGTGATTTGAACAGATGAGCAAGAAGATGAGTCGATGGAAACAACTGGAAAGGTAAAGCAGTCTTGAGAAGCACTAAAACGCATACCAAAGTGTTGGTAGTAATTTTGATAGTGAGTTtgaatatgtgtttgtgtgttaaatcaggaagaggaggaaggatcTCCGAGTGTAAAGGGGGAACCAGTGAAAGGTTCAGACCTTCATGAGGACAATGTGACTGAGCAAACCCACCACATCATTATCCCGAGCTACGCTGCCTGGTTTGACTACAACAGGTAAGAATAAAGCTAATTGGATTTTCAGAAATGTCTGGGTAATTATAAAATTCAAAGgatgaaaaaaattttaatggTCAATTTTGCTTGACTTGACCAGTCCACACTTatacatgtttgttttaaaatgcaaaacttttGTTATTCTGGTGTTAGGGACCCCTAAAAAAGGAGACTTTTGGAAACGCTGCATTTTAGTCTGGACAGGCAAAATGGGAGGCTTTTGGAAATaatgacacagacacacacatttgttcCCTGATTAGGTCTTAGCCATCACTATGTGTCCGCTTCAATTTTTCAAAGATTGTTTCTGAATAAGTGCTAAATCGCTCATCTGGATGGTATCCATTCAAAATGAAAATCCATTAATGTTGATGTAGGCTCAGCTCTACATGGCATATGGATGGACATTTTTGTGGAGACAGAATATCAGAAGAGAGACCTcataaatatttctgttttctctccagtGTTCATGCCATTGAACGCAGAGCCCTGCCAGAGTTCTTTAATGGAAAGAACAAATCCAAAACCCCTGAGATGTAAGTTTTTGCAATATGAGATGATTTCATTACAGGTGTTTTAAATAGAAAATCATATATGAACAGAAAGTGTTGTCATATCTCAGCTGTTTCTATCCTTCTCTCTTTCAGCTATCTGGCCTACAGGAACTTCATGATTGACACCTACCGACTGAACCCTCAGGAGTATCTGACCTCCACCGCCTGCCGTAGGAACCTGGCAGGAGATGTATGTGCGATCATGAGGTAGGTGGAGGATTGGTGTGGATTTTTCTAACCAGTCCAGAGTAACTGTATGTACACAATTGCTTATTTTAGACAACCTGCTGTCAGTAAGGAATACTGTGTGCTTCCTCTTCCACAGAGTCCACGCCTTTCTGGAGCAATGGGGACTCATCAACTACCAGGTGGACTCTGAGAGCCGGCCCACACCCATGGGTCCTCCACCCACCTCTCACTTCCATGTCCTGGCAGACACTCCTTCCAGTCTTGTGCCCCTGCAGCCCAAGACGTCCCAGGTCCGTGTAaactcacataaacacacaaatagacacagTCACACAAATTCTAGGTTGCTTTACATTTGCCCCTCTTTCACTGTGGCCTTGCAGACCCCTGCCACCCAGCAGATGATGTCATTCCCAGATAAAGTGAAGGACAAGCCGGCAGATCTGCAAAACTTTGGGCTGCGGACCGACATGTACAGCAAGAAGACTGGCACTGCAAAGGTAAAAAGTCCAAGAGGATGGTGACAGAATGATCCTTTGCTGTACTTTGGAATGACTAATTGTCAATGAATTATATTAACAAAATGGTATTCATATTGTTGTGTGCAGAGCAAGAATGCAGCAAGTTCCATGAGGGATTGGACAGAGCAAGAAACACTACTACTACTTGAGGTACAGTTAGTCT encodes the following:
- the smarcc2 gene encoding SWI/SNF complex subunit SMARCC2 isoform X3, which gives rise to MAVRKKDGGPNVKYFEASDTVSQFDNVRVWLGKNYKKYIQAEPPTNKSLSSLVVQLLQFQEEVFGRHVSNPPLTKLPMKCFLDFKSGGALCHILAAAYKFKSDQGWRRFDFQNPSRMDRNVEMFMTIEKSLVQNNCLTRPVIYLSPDIEPKLLGKLKDIIKRHQGSVTEDKASSSHVVVPIPTSLEEEEWVRPVMKRDKQVLLHWGYFPDSYDTWIPASEIEAAVEDPPSPEKPRKVHAKWILDLDQYNEWMNEEDYEVGEGCPKRKRISAKTLTDEVTTPDERRDKKPGSAKKRKRSPSPSPTPPPQESKKKNTKKGPTTPYTKSKRGQREEEQEDLSKDLDEASPVAASEEGNPAKTNNTKKDSDSTPVKGGTDMDEQEDESMETTGKEEEEGSPSVKGEPVKGSDLHEDNVTEQTHHIIIPSYAAWFDYNSVHAIERRALPEFFNGKNKSKTPEIYLAYRNFMIDTYRLNPQEYLTSTACRRNLAGDVCAIMRVHAFLEQWGLINYQVDSESRPTPMGPPPTSHFHVLADTPSSLVPLQPKTSQTPATQQMMSFPDKVKDKPADLQNFGLRTDMYSKKTGTAKSKNAASSMRDWTEQETLLLLEGLEMYKDDWNKVSEHVGSRTQDECILHFLRLPIEDPYLEDTSSTLGPLAYQPIPFSQAGNPVMSTVAFLASVVDPRVASAAAKSALEEFSRMKEEVPAALVEAHVRRVEEAARVSGRQDPLYGLEGSGIAGTGLEEGERPDESSDESKSDSQSSEEKREAKDSKDGAIEEEEKQAENGKKEEERGREPEGEREADKTESEMGDGEKDKDGKEGAEEGQREGESEGERKAKVERDVGEGNLATAAASALAAAAVKAKHLAAVEERKIKSLVALLVETQMKKLEIKLRHFEELETIMDREREALEYQRQQLLADRQSFHMEQLKYAEMRARQQHFQQIQHQQHSQAGGPHSNQAASGPPAQGVAASQPAPSTPAPQPAPSPAPPASSAPASESQPPQGAHTSPPCPPGQAPAAHSSSSTTPVLHESSTPLPGETLHPSAPVPPPQ
- the smarcc2 gene encoding SWI/SNF complex subunit SMARCC2 isoform X1 → MAVRKKDGGPNVKYFEASDTVSQFDNVRVWLGKNYKKYIQAEPPTNKSLSSLVVQLLQFQEEVFGRHVSNPPLTKLPMKCFLDFKSGGALCHILAAAYKFKSDQGWRRFDFQNPSRMDRNVEMFMTIEKSLVQNNCLTRPVIYLSPDIEPKLLGKLKDIIKRHQGSVTEDKASSSHVVVPIPTSLEEEEWVRPVMKRDKQVLLHWGYFPDSYDTWIPASEIEAAVEDPPSPEKPRKVHAKWILDLDQYNEWMNEEDYEVGEGCPKRKRISAKTLTDEVTTPDERRDKKPGSAKKRKRSPSPSPTPPPQESKKKNTKKGPTTPYTKSKRGQREEEQEDLSKDLDEASPVAASEEGNPAKTNNTKKDSDSTPVKGGTDMDEQEDESMETTGKEEEEGSPSVKGEPVKGSDLHEDNVTEQTHHIIIPSYAAWFDYNSVHAIERRALPEFFNGKNKSKTPEIYLAYRNFMIDTYRLNPQEYLTSTACRRNLAGDVCAIMRVHAFLEQWGLINYQVDSESRPTPMGPPPTSHFHVLADTPSSLVPLQPKTSQVRVNSHKHTNRHSHTNSRLLYICPSFTVALQTPATQQMMSFPDKVKDKPADLQNFGLRTDMYSKKTGTAKSKNAASSMRDWTEQETLLLLEGLEMYKDDWNKVSEHVGSRTQDECILHFLRLPIEDPYLEDTSSTLGPLAYQPIPFSQAGNPVMSTVAFLASVVDPRVASAAAKSALEEFSRMKEEVPAALVEAHVRRVEEAARVSGRQDPLYGLEGSGIAGTGLEEGERPDESSDESKSDSQSSEEKREAKDSKDGAIEEEEKQAENGKKEEERGREPEGEREADKTESEMGDGEKDKDGKEGAEEGQREGESEGERKAKVERDVGEGNLATAAASALAAAAVKAKHLAAVEERKIKSLVALLVETQMKKLEIKLRHFEELETIMDREREALEYQRQQLLADRQSFHMEQLKYAEMRARQQHFQQIQHQQHSQAGGPHSNQAASGPPAQGVAASQPAPSTPAPQPAPSPAPPASSAPASESQPPQGAHTSPPCPPGQAPAAHSSSSTTPVLHESSTPLPGETLHPSAPVPPPQ
- the smarcc2 gene encoding SWI/SNF complex subunit SMARCC2 isoform X2; this translates as MAVRKKDGGPNVKYFEASDTVSQFDNVRVWLGKNYKKYIQAEPPTNKSLSSLVVQLLQFQEEVFGRHVSNPPLTKLPMKCFLDFKSGGALCHILAAAYKFKSDQGWFDFQNPSRMDRNVEMFMTIEKSLVQNNCLTRPVIYLSPDIEPKLLGKLKDIIKRHQGSVTEDKASSSHVVVPIPTSLEEEEWVRPVMKRDKQVLLHWGYFPDSYDTWIPASEIEAAVEDPPSPEKPRKVHAKWILDLDQYNEWMNEEDYEVGEGCPKRKRISAKTLTDEVTTPDERRDKKPGSAKKRKRSPSPSPTPPPQESKKKNTKKGPTTPYTKSKRGQREEEQEDLSKDLDEASPVAASEEGNPAKTNNTKKDSDSTPVKGGTDMDEQEDESMETTGKEEEEGSPSVKGEPVKGSDLHEDNVTEQTHHIIIPSYAAWFDYNSVHAIERRALPEFFNGKNKSKTPEIYLAYRNFMIDTYRLNPQEYLTSTACRRNLAGDVCAIMRVHAFLEQWGLINYQVDSESRPTPMGPPPTSHFHVLADTPSSLVPLQPKTSQVRVNSHKHTNRHSHTNSRLLYICPSFTVALQTPATQQMMSFPDKVKDKPADLQNFGLRTDMYSKKTGTAKSKNAASSMRDWTEQETLLLLEGLEMYKDDWNKVSEHVGSRTQDECILHFLRLPIEDPYLEDTSSTLGPLAYQPIPFSQAGNPVMSTVAFLASVVDPRVASAAAKSALEEFSRMKEEVPAALVEAHVRRVEEAARVSGRQDPLYGLEGSGIAGTGLEEGERPDESSDESKSDSQSSEEKREAKDSKDGAIEEEEKQAENGKKEEERGREPEGEREADKTESEMGDGEKDKDGKEGAEEGQREGESEGERKAKVERDVGEGNLATAAASALAAAAVKAKHLAAVEERKIKSLVALLVETQMKKLEIKLRHFEELETIMDREREALEYQRQQLLADRQSFHMEQLKYAEMRARQQHFQQIQHQQHSQAGGPHSNQAASGPPAQGVAASQPAPSTPAPQPAPSPAPPASSAPASESQPPQGAHTSPPCPPGQAPAAHSSSSTTPVLHESSTPLPGETLHPSAPVPPPQ